The following proteins are co-located in the Poecile atricapillus isolate bPoeAtr1 chromosome 2, bPoeAtr1.hap1, whole genome shotgun sequence genome:
- the STEAP1 gene encoding metalloreductase STEAP1 isoform X3, producing MEKREGGDCTIDQNTGQNIMPRRNTGNLNYLNVDMQVANPSEAAALFDLHQAHHFGEFEHSSEQHCKQDLFPKWHLPMKIASVISLLTFIYTSMRDVIYPFITRKENVFYKIPILVINKVLPVTSITLLALVYLPGILAAGFQLYFGTKYKRFPQWLDRWMLSRKQFGLLSFFFATLHACYSLCYPMRRSYRYKLLNWAFQQVKQKKENAWIEHDVWRMEIYVSLGILGLALLALLAITSIPSVSHSLTWREFHYIQSKMGYLALLLCTVHALVFAWNKWVDANQFIWYTPPSFMVAVFLPIVVLLCKCILLLPCFRKKIRKIRSGWEAKTQVNRTSITSRL from the exons ATGGAGAAGAGGGAAGGTGGTGATTGTACCATTGATCAGAATACAGGTCAGAACATCATGCCAAGAAGAAATACAGGAAATCTTAACTACTTG AATGTGGATATGCAGGTTGCCAATCCATCAGAAGCAGCTGCACTTTTTGATTTACATCAAGCACACCATTTTGGTGAATTTGAACACTCTTCAGAACAGCACTGCAAGCAGGATCTGTTCCCTAAGTGGCACTTGCCAATGAAGATAGCATCTGTGATCTCATTATTAACATTTATTTACACATCCATGAGAGATGTCATATATCCTTTTATAACCAGAAAGGAAAACGTTTTCTATAAAATTCCAATCCTTGTCATAAACAAAGTTTTACCAGTGACTTCAATTACCCTTTTAGCACTAGTATATTTACCAGGAATATTAGCTGCTGGTTTCCAGCTGTACTTTGGCACCAAGTATAAAAGGTTTCCACAGTGGCTGGATAGATGGATGTTATCAAGGAAACAATTTGGACTTCTCAGTTTCTTCTTTGCTACACTGCACGCCTGCTATAGCCTGTGCTATCCAATGAGAAGATCATACAGATACAAGCTACTGAACTGGGCATTCCAGCAG gtcaaacaaaaaaaagaaaatgcctgGATTGAACATGATGTTTGGAGAATGGAGATTTATGTGTCTCTAGGAATTCTGGGACTTGCTTTGCTGGCCCTGTTGGCAATAACATCAATTCCATCTGTCAGTCACTCTTTGACCTGGAGAGAGTTCCACTACATTCAG agcAAGATGGGATATTTAGCCCTGCTGCTATGCACTGTTCATGCACTGGTGTTTGCTTGGAATAAGTGGGTTGATGCTAACCAATTCATCTGGTATACGCCACCTTCATTTATGGTTGCAGTTTTTCTTCCTATTGTAGTTCTGCTTTGTAAATGCATACTGCTCCTTCCATGTTTTAGGAAGAAGATAAGAAAAATCAGAAGTGGTTGGGAAGCTAAGACACAAGTCAATCGAACTAGCATAACTTCCAGACTGTAA
- the STEAP1 gene encoding metalloreductase STEAP1 isoform X1 — protein MRPLSGRGPSRSTAGHSLGRPLSEGSPRGRAVPPPCAARDGARHCCSLPPGRGERDGCGRRGWEGRWRLRPGPTASLLRDRQALGCCPEAAFPCERRRRALPPADRAEPGLPSPAAGPAAGRRGRASGPREFPQWRRGKVVIVPLIRIQNVDMQVANPSEAAALFDLHQAHHFGEFEHSSEQHCKQDLFPKWHLPMKIASVISLLTFIYTSMRDVIYPFITRKENVFYKIPILVINKVLPVTSITLLALVYLPGILAAGFQLYFGTKYKRFPQWLDRWMLSRKQFGLLSFFFATLHACYSLCYPMRRSYRYKLLNWAFQQVKQKKENAWIEHDVWRMEIYVSLGILGLALLALLAITSIPSVSHSLTWREFHYIQSKMGYLALLLCTVHALVFAWNKWVDANQFIWYTPPSFMVAVFLPIVVLLCKCILLLPCFRKKIRKIRSGWEAKTQVNRTSITSRL, from the exons ATGCGCCCTTTGTCCGGCCGAGGGCCCAGCAGATCCACGGCCGGGCACTCTTTGGGCCGGCCGCTGTCGGAGGGGAGTCCCCGAGGCCGCGCCGTCCCGCCGCCCTGCGCTGCTCGGGACGGGGCACGGCACTGCTGCTCGCTCCCGCCGGGCAGAGGGGAGCGGGATGGGTGCGGAAggcggggctgggaggggaggtGGAGGCTGCGGCCGGGCCCCACCGCCTCTCTCCTCAGAGACCGGCAGGCGCTCGGCTGCTGTCCCGAGGCCGCGTTTCCCTGCgagcggcggcgccgggcgcTGCCCCCCGCGGACAGAGCCGAGCCGGGGCTGCCGTCCCCCGCGGCGGGACCTGCGGCGGGAAGGAGAGGCCGGGCGTCCGGGCCGAG GGAGTTTCCACAATGGAGAAGAGGGAAGGTGGTGATTGTACCATTGATCAGAATACAG AATGTGGATATGCAGGTTGCCAATCCATCAGAAGCAGCTGCACTTTTTGATTTACATCAAGCACACCATTTTGGTGAATTTGAACACTCTTCAGAACAGCACTGCAAGCAGGATCTGTTCCCTAAGTGGCACTTGCCAATGAAGATAGCATCTGTGATCTCATTATTAACATTTATTTACACATCCATGAGAGATGTCATATATCCTTTTATAACCAGAAAGGAAAACGTTTTCTATAAAATTCCAATCCTTGTCATAAACAAAGTTTTACCAGTGACTTCAATTACCCTTTTAGCACTAGTATATTTACCAGGAATATTAGCTGCTGGTTTCCAGCTGTACTTTGGCACCAAGTATAAAAGGTTTCCACAGTGGCTGGATAGATGGATGTTATCAAGGAAACAATTTGGACTTCTCAGTTTCTTCTTTGCTACACTGCACGCCTGCTATAGCCTGTGCTATCCAATGAGAAGATCATACAGATACAAGCTACTGAACTGGGCATTCCAGCAG gtcaaacaaaaaaaagaaaatgcctgGATTGAACATGATGTTTGGAGAATGGAGATTTATGTGTCTCTAGGAATTCTGGGACTTGCTTTGCTGGCCCTGTTGGCAATAACATCAATTCCATCTGTCAGTCACTCTTTGACCTGGAGAGAGTTCCACTACATTCAG agcAAGATGGGATATTTAGCCCTGCTGCTATGCACTGTTCATGCACTGGTGTTTGCTTGGAATAAGTGGGTTGATGCTAACCAATTCATCTGGTATACGCCACCTTCATTTATGGTTGCAGTTTTTCTTCCTATTGTAGTTCTGCTTTGTAAATGCATACTGCTCCTTCCATGTTTTAGGAAGAAGATAAGAAAAATCAGAAGTGGTTGGGAAGCTAAGACACAAGTCAATCGAACTAGCATAACTTCCAGACTGTAA
- the STEAP1 gene encoding metalloreductase STEAP1 isoform X2: MRPLSGRGPSRSTAGHSLGRPLSEGSPRGRAVPPPCAARDGARHCCSLPPGRGERDGCGRRGWEGRWRLRPGPTASLLRDRQALGCCPEAAFPCERRRRALPPADRAEPGLPSPAAGPAAGRRGRASGPREFPQWRRGKVVIVPLIRIQNVDMQVANPSEAAALFDLHQAHHFGEFEHSSEQHCKQDLFPKWHLPMKIASVISLLTFIYTSMRDVIYPFITRKENVFYKIPILVINKVLPVTSITLLALVYLPGILAAGFQLYFGTKYKRFPQWLDRWMLSRKQFGLLSFFFATLHACYSLCYPMRRSYRYKLLNWAFQQVKQKKENAWIEHDVWRMEIYVSLGILGLALLALLAITSIPSVSHSLTWREFHYIQENRLCVQCIKWEDNYTTFFSPPDFVTSSSCPFETFS, encoded by the exons ATGCGCCCTTTGTCCGGCCGAGGGCCCAGCAGATCCACGGCCGGGCACTCTTTGGGCCGGCCGCTGTCGGAGGGGAGTCCCCGAGGCCGCGCCGTCCCGCCGCCCTGCGCTGCTCGGGACGGGGCACGGCACTGCTGCTCGCTCCCGCCGGGCAGAGGGGAGCGGGATGGGTGCGGAAggcggggctgggaggggaggtGGAGGCTGCGGCCGGGCCCCACCGCCTCTCTCCTCAGAGACCGGCAGGCGCTCGGCTGCTGTCCCGAGGCCGCGTTTCCCTGCgagcggcggcgccgggcgcTGCCCCCCGCGGACAGAGCCGAGCCGGGGCTGCCGTCCCCCGCGGCGGGACCTGCGGCGGGAAGGAGAGGCCGGGCGTCCGGGCCGAG GGAGTTTCCACAATGGAGAAGAGGGAAGGTGGTGATTGTACCATTGATCAGAATACAG AATGTGGATATGCAGGTTGCCAATCCATCAGAAGCAGCTGCACTTTTTGATTTACATCAAGCACACCATTTTGGTGAATTTGAACACTCTTCAGAACAGCACTGCAAGCAGGATCTGTTCCCTAAGTGGCACTTGCCAATGAAGATAGCATCTGTGATCTCATTATTAACATTTATTTACACATCCATGAGAGATGTCATATATCCTTTTATAACCAGAAAGGAAAACGTTTTCTATAAAATTCCAATCCTTGTCATAAACAAAGTTTTACCAGTGACTTCAATTACCCTTTTAGCACTAGTATATTTACCAGGAATATTAGCTGCTGGTTTCCAGCTGTACTTTGGCACCAAGTATAAAAGGTTTCCACAGTGGCTGGATAGATGGATGTTATCAAGGAAACAATTTGGACTTCTCAGTTTCTTCTTTGCTACACTGCACGCCTGCTATAGCCTGTGCTATCCAATGAGAAGATCATACAGATACAAGCTACTGAACTGGGCATTCCAGCAG gtcaaacaaaaaaaagaaaatgcctgGATTGAACATGATGTTTGGAGAATGGAGATTTATGTGTCTCTAGGAATTCTGGGACTTGCTTTGCTGGCCCTGTTGGCAATAACATCAATTCCATCTGTCAGTCACTCTTTGACCTGGAGAGAGTTCCACTACATTCAG GAGAACAGGCTGTGTGTTCAGTGTATAAAATGGGAAGACAACTAtaccacttttttttctcctcctgacTTTGTGACCAGCAGCAGTTGTCCCTTTGAGACCTTTTCTTAG